The Tachysurus vachellii isolate PV-2020 chromosome 21, HZAU_Pvac_v1, whole genome shotgun sequence region ACCTAGCAGATATTTAATGAAATGCTCTAAAAATTCATAaggcatagaaaaaaaaagtacagtgcACATACAGAATTGTAtcttaaataaatcaacatttttGGTTGAGTATGTTAATGATACTATAACTAAATCTACTCAATAACTTATAATATGCCATGAGatgaatacattattattattattattattattattattattattaatacagtaCCGCCACTAAGTCTATGTCCTTAGAGCGCAGCATAACtctcagaataaataaatagcagttctctttttctctttaaatagCATTACAGTTGTAAGGCACTGTGAACTATCATATCATACTTGAGTTTGAGCGCTCAGCTTTAGTCCTGCTTTCTAGTATAACGATATGACATCAGGTTTTCTGAGAGAACAGAGAATGGATTCATCTCTCACTAGGAAAGACATGCTGGTGCACAGACATTTCtctagacaaacacacatacaaaaaaaagaacattattttCATTGATAGAGTTTGGTTGACTGATGGAAGTTCATTGGTACATTGTTGAAGTCtgtttctcattctctcattcgTTCATTCCATAGAGGAGCTGCTTGTGAGCGAGAGATGTGGTGGCTGGTGCTGAGGTTGATGCTAGAAGAGGATCGGCGGAGTGCAGCCTGCGCTTCAGCCTTCAGTCCATCTCACTAGGACAGAGGTGGAACTGCTGACAAAGCTGAAGGGGGACGTGTTCCCAGGCGGGCCCAGGGATTAAAATGTGACAGCTCAACAAACGAGCACAAGTGATGCGTTCTTTCCAgagaaatgtatgtgtgtgtgtgtgtgtgtgtgtgtgtctgtccccaCACTGCAGCTGTTGCCTGCTTCTCACTCACAAGTCTTCAGCTCTGACCTTTTTTGTCAATTCGTACTCATCATACCATGCGAGTGCATGAATAATTGTACGTATTCAATAACGTGTAGAGGAGTTTGCACAGAGTTAACATTTTGCCCCAGTGTTAAAGAAAttagtgtctgtatgtgtgcatgtgtgtgagaagacAAATAATACTATGTAATGTCCTTTCATCGTGCTCCGAAATTGTTCGTTGTCCTTCAAAGGAGAGTGGCAGGAAATCTCTGCGGTTTGTTTTGTCTCCTGGTGACGGTTTTCACTTTGCATAGTTCAAGAATTCAAAATGGAAATCAGAGTAGAGGGACATTCAGCATCAGGAAGATTAAAAGGTAATCCTGAACATGCCAGACAAAGTTACAattacactttcattcacttcaTTTCTCCACAGATGTGTATTACTCCCTGATTGGCAGAGTTTGTTTGTCTTTACTAATTTGTTGGATAAATGCTCCATTTCCCTgataatcagaaaacaaaaccttgCAATGCACATTAGACGACAGAACAGAAAAATCCCTcaaaaatgagaataaatatGTAAGTTAGAGGGCtttcagaaacaaaacactgttCGGACATCTAACGTCCTTCGTGAAGAAAAGTCTTCTAATTTAATGACAGCATCTGGACTCAAGGCTTTGTCTACACCTCCAAGCCACAGTGATTAGTCATTGCGTTCTCCTTTAGCAATAAATACACTACATCAATATTAAGCATAAAGGTAACAATAACAGTATCAATAATGGTAAAAAGTTAAATCTCTGACTTTCGGCcttctatgatttttttttttcacatttttttttggtttaatcACAGCAAGTTGGAAAGCGATGGAGATCCCACCTCATTTAAACACCTCCATCAATCCTCattatcatcatcctcatcacatTATCCTCCCTCTCTTGAGACACCTCTACGAAGCCAATGAGCAGTCACTGGGCATCAGCTTCCCCCCCCCAATCACTGCTCCATGCCATTAGCTGCTATTGCATGCGCTCGGCCTGCAGTTGCTGGGGCTGGTATTGACCGAACGCTGCGGCTGCGGCAGCTGCTGCCGAGCCTGGAGTGGCAGCGGCCAGTGGCTGCTGCATAGCGTAGCCATAGCCGGCTGTTGTGACGTAGCCAGCTGCAGCAGGCGAGGCGGCATATGGGTACTGCTCATatgcagcagctgcagcagcagcGGTGGCAGCACTGGCATACTGTGCGTATGCAGCTCCAGTGTAGTCGATGTAGGGCGAGGAGGCAGTGGCGGTGGCAGCGGATGCAGTGCCCGGCTGCACGTGAGGGATCACCACACTGGGCTGCATGAATGCCTGTGGGTATACGTAGTGAGCGGGGATCctgtgacacacaaacatacaacagtATATTAGTCATAAGATAGAGCTGCAAACTGCACATGGTTTTAACTGCAGAAACACAACCACAGGGCACAACCCACACCGTGGCCAAACACGCCATTTCcacaatcaaaaaaaaataaataaaccacacaccATATTTCCCATCAACACCAAGGAAATGCCTTGTAGTGGTTATGAGAGTTCTAGGGTTGCCAAAATAGACAATTCACTAAAAagagtcattaaaaaaataaaacctcaaaTTGACTCTTACACTGGATTTTTATTTCAACCTGGGAAAAAGCAGCTGCAGAAATTAAAGAGAGCAAATTTTCAACATTATTACAAGCATGCTGTAAGTCACATGGTTTGTTTTGGAGCTCAGTAGAGGGGGAAATTGGAGAGTTGATGAGGTGAGCATTGTGAATGTGTCACTGTGACTTTGACAGCTGGACAGTTTTCTAAAAAGAGACACTGCTGGCCATTTCCCCCTCCGCTTTTAGACAATGAGCTTCGTGCTGGATGGCACACACAAAGGGAGTTTTGATTAAATAAGCAATCAGGAACAATAAGCACATTCTGCCTCTCATTATGTACCCCAATGCATTTTGAGAAGATTTTTCCACAGAACATCTTTGCCATTAGGGTTTACTATGCAAAGAGGAGATATAATTAGATCTCaaataattctttttaaatttttttttttttaagaacggcaaaagaaagaacaaaaaaagtcaaaatgttAATGATATAACAAGGGTTTAGACCTAAAATGTGACTTAAAATAATCACATAAGCATGTCAGAACAACGTTCAAGCCCTTCAGGCTAATATCCAATGTCCCAAAGATAAAACTGGGGTTATAAAATATGCTATCATGGCAACCCTATTTTCAGCACACCAACATACAATCCAACCCACCAGCAATCTGAAAATCACAGCCCCAAATGAAGCAAGTgaaaaaaccaaaccaaaccaaaaaacaacaaccgaaaaaaataaataaatcattttcaccATCACAAATTTTGtcacacaaagcacaaaatgaAGACTAAAACAAAAGCAATCTCTAGCATTCGTCTCACTCAGGTCAAAAGGCAAAGCTCTTTCTGTAAAATCCTGCACTGAGGCTTTGCCAGCCTGACATGATAGTATTGCTTtatggcaaaaataaataaaaacacagcacacacacaatataaaggATACGGGTTACAAAACACAATGCTAGAGAGACCTAAGCACAAAAGTCAATtctcacacaaaacacagttaagagtaaaaaaaacacaccgttCCAGAAGTAGAAGAATtattgcacacacaaacatcacaagtatcaacaaagaaacacacacacacaaacggacGGGGGGGGACACAAAcggacagggacacacacacacagaccaccaCACACAAACGGATACGGATACACACAAATGGACC contains the following coding sequences:
- the rbm24a gene encoding RNA-binding protein 24 produces the protein MHTTQKDTTYTKIFVGGLPYHTTDSSLRKYFEVFGEIEEAVVITDRQTGKSRGYGFVTMADRSAADRACKDPNPIIDGRKANVNLAYLGAKPRVMQPGFTFGVPQIHPAFIQRPYGIPAHYVYPQAFMQPSVVIPHVQPGTASAATATASSPYIDYTGAAYAQYASAATAAAAAAAYEQYPYAASPAAAGYVTTAGYGYAMQQPLAAATPGSAAAAAAAAFGQYQPQQLQAERMQ